The window GGAGTTGTGGTAAAGGTGAAAAATCCATATGAAGTACTAGGAATAAGTGATGGAGCATCAGAAGAAGAAATAAAGAAAGCTTACAGAGAACAGGTAAAGAAATATCATCCGGATCAATACCAGGATAATCCTCTTTCCAAACTTGCAGAAGATAAACTCAGAGAAGTAAATGAAGCTTACGAGTATCTCACCGGAAAAGGGCAGACTGCAAAAACCAGCAATGGCTGGAGCGGAAGAAGCGCAGCATCAGGGGCTTCCGGTTTTGGTGGTGCAGCGGGAGGAAATGCAGGAGGAGAAAACTTCCGACAGGTAAGAATGTATATAAATTCTGGAAACATTGCCGCTGCGGAAGCACTACTTGAAAGTATTCAGAACAGAAACGCCGAATGGTTCTATCTTCGTGGGCTGGTCTTTATGAAAAAGGGCTGGTACAATGAAGCTATAATGAATATCAAGCAAGCTGTAAATATGGACCCTTCCAACTACGAATACAGGGACGCCCTTAACAGAATAAATGTAAATAACAACATGTACAGGGGCAATGCTGCTAACCGTGGGTATGGTGCAGGGCCAAGCTTCTGTGATATGTGTACATGTCTGTGGTGTTCGGATTCATTATGTGAGTGCTGCGGAGGAGATTTAATATCTTGCTGCTAATGCTCCTGATTTAAACTAAATTTATGAGGTAGATATGAATAACGCAACAAGAGCTAAAAAAATTACATTAAGCGGAATTCTCCTTGGGTTTACCGTCATATGTGTATTTCTTGCATCTGTTTTGCCTACCAGCAGGCTTTCGTTATATGCAGTAAGTTCGCTTTTTACTTCAATAATAATCATTGAATTCGGTTTGAAAGCCGGATGGACTTTTTATGCGGCATCTGCTGTTTTGTCAGCAATTTTGATACCAAGGCTTGAAGTACTCCCTTATATAGTGTTTTTCGGAGTCTACGGCTTGTTAAAACTGTATTTTGAGAGGTTGCAAAGCAGGGTTTTGGACTATATATTAAAACTGGTTTTTTTTAATATATGTTTGCTGCTGGGGTTTGTTTTTCTGAAGGAATTTATAATGGTAGGTATTAAATTAGCTGCCCCTGTGTATATAGTTGCAGCTTTGATGGAAATAGTTTTTTTAGTGTATGACTATGTGTACACTTTGTTTATAAGG of the Ruminiclostridium papyrosolvens DSM 2782 genome contains:
- a CDS encoding J domain-containing protein — translated: MKNPYEVLGISDGASEEEIKKAYREQVKKYHPDQYQDNPLSKLAEDKLREVNEAYEYLTGKGQTAKTSNGWSGRSAASGASGFGGAAGGNAGGENFRQVRMYINSGNIAAAEALLESIQNRNAEWFYLRGLVFMKKGWYNEAIMNIKQAVNMDPSNYEYRDALNRINVNNNMYRGNAANRGYGAGPSFCDMCTCLWCSDSLCECCGGDLISCC